The following coding sequences lie in one Ostrea edulis chromosome 8, xbOstEdul1.1, whole genome shotgun sequence genomic window:
- the LOC130049854 gene encoding E3 ubiquitin-protein ligase TRIM36-like, with product MHPRRSAQEVLLCDLCETVPLQSHCELCNINLCKACVGEHLSDSSKKHHVMPYLQRKSTPNYPKCLKHVEKHCELHCENCDIPVCIKCVSSGKHEGHKLSEFLEKLSAKTQNLQKDLEELETRIYPRYEEMASSIQTEKADIETNYGKLTTAAEKEGEILHREITAIVNQRKSAIQEMKNKHLSTLNKNTEEITQKMAELKQIISDLKSILKSNDVSLTSTYKSRNSEFRTLPSKVRVTFPSFTPQKINKDQFNEMFGSLSPLSINTEHGDTMKSAKAVSFPPVKPLLDEPRLTATIDTGYRELYSVSCLSEDQVWTRGNNKTIKLLNLQSKLLTSIKTKSGYWPRDITVTRDGDLVYTDSSNNTVNLIKNKKLQTVITLQGWSPRFVCCTVVNDLLVIMISDDKQSKVVRYSGSTEKQSIQFDGQGRPLYSSGYNYKYISENRNLDICVADFDASAVVVVNQSGKLRFRYTGHPSNTKQSFTPVGITTDSQSHILTADHNNDRIHILDQDGQFLRYIHCDLRAPFGLCVDIRDNLFVAECYTAKVKKIQYL from the coding sequence ATgcatccccggcgcagtgctcaggaagtcctactgtgtgacctctgtgaaactgtccccctacagagtcattgtgaactttgtaatataaatctatGTAAGGCCTGTGTTGGGGAGCACCTCTCGGACTCCTCTAAAAAACACCATGTAATGCCCtatttacaaagaaagtctaCTCCCAACTACCCGAAATGTCTGAAACACGTCGAAAAACACTGCGAACTTCACTGTGAGAATTGTGATATTCCTGTTTGTATTAAATGCGTCTCCTCCGGTAAACACGAAGGTCACAAGTTATCAGAATTTCTGGAAAAACTCAGCGctaaaacacaaaatttacaaaaagatttGGAGGAACTCGAGACCAGAATTTACCcgcgatatgaagaaatggcgtcCAGTATCCAAACCGAAAAAGCCGACATAGAAACAAACTACGGGAAATTGACCACAGCTGCCGAAAAAGAAGGTGAAATTTTACACCGGGagatcaccgccattgtcaatCAGCGAAAATCTGCCATTcaggagatgaaaaacaaacacctatctaccctgaacaaaaatacagaagaaatcacacagaaaatggcggaactcaaacagatcatttccgacttgaaatcaatcctaaaatcaaatgacgtctccttaacctctacttacaaatctaggaattccgaatttagaacattacccTCTAAAGTCCGAGTTACATTTCCGAGTTTTactcctcagaaaataaacaaagatcagttcaatgaaatgtttggttctctgtcgccattatccattaacacagaacatggcgacacaatgaagtcagcaaAAGCTGTATCGtttcctccagtcaaaccactgcttgatgagccacgcctcaccgccaccatagacactgggtatagagaactatacagtgttagctgtctgagtgaagatcaagtctggacacgcGGGAATAACAAAACCATAAAGCtcctcaacctccagagtaaactactgacatcaataaaaACCAAGTCAGGGTACTGGCCACGGGACATaacagtgacacgggacggagatcttgtttatactgactctAGTAATAACACCGTGAatttaattaagaataaaaagctacagaccgtgatcacactacaggggtggagtCCTCGCTTTGTCTGCTGTACCGTGGTTAACGACCTCCTGGTTATCATGATCAGTGATGacaaacaatccaaagtcgtgcgttactccggctccacagagaaacaaagcattcaatTTGATggtcagggtcgtcctctctactcaTCTGGTTATAACTATAAATACATCAGTGAGAataggaacctggatatctgtgtcgCTGACTTTGACgctagtgcagtagtggtggttaatcagtcaggaaaactccgatttaggtacactggtcatccctctaataccaagcAATCATTTACTCCAGttggcatcactacagacagtcagagtcacatcctgacagcagaccaTAACAAtgaccgtatccacatcctagatcaggacggacagttcctccgttacattcactgtgatttacgCGCTCCAttcggtttatgtgtggacatcagagacaacctctttgtggctgagtgttacactgctaaagtgaagaaaatccaatatttataa